In the genome of Cygnus olor isolate bCygOlo1 chromosome Z, bCygOlo1.pri.v2, whole genome shotgun sequence, one region contains:
- the LOC121062135 gene encoding tubulin polymerization-promoting protein family member 2-like isoform X2, with protein sequence MTLPIWLPWQSHGREMPVAVPFLLQDTSSKMSGVEDAFRKFAVYGDTAASGNEMTGKNFSKICKECGVMDGKAVTSTDVDIVFNKVKTKGARTITFAEFQQAMKELCGKRFKGKTPEEALQAVYGLIEGKEPGSAGTTKATKVGGVERLTDTSKYTGSHKERFDESGKGKGLVGREDLSDNSGYVGGYKGAGTYDKTH encoded by the exons ATGACGTTGCCCATTTGGTTGCCATGGCAGTCCCATGGCAGAGAGATGCCCGTGGCAGTGCCATTTTTACTGCAGGACACCAG CAGCAAGATGTCTGGTGTAGAAGATGCTTTCCGTAAATTCGCAGTATACGGTGACACAGCTGCCAGTGGCAATGAGATGACCGGGAAAAACTTTTCCAAGATATGCAAAGAGTGTGGGGTGATGGATGGAAAAGCCGTGACCAGCACTGATGTCGACATAGTATTCAACAAAGTCAA GACCAAGGGTGCCCGCACCATCACATTTGCTGAGTTCCAGCAGGCCATGAAGGAACTCTGTGGTAAGCGCTTCAAGGGCAAAACACCAGAGGAAGCACTGCAGGCTGTGTATGGCCTCATCGAGGGGAAGGAGCCAGGCAGTGCAGGCACCACG AAAGCCACCAAGGTTGGTGGGGTTGAGAGGCTGACGGACACTAGCAAATACACCGGCAGTCACAAGGAGCGCTTTGATGAGAGTGGCAAAGGGAAAGGTCTTGTTGGCCGCGAGGACCTGAGCGACAACAGCGGCTATGTTGGTGGCTACAAGGGAGCAGGCACTTACGACAAGACACATTAG
- the LOC121062135 gene encoding tubulin polymerization-promoting protein family member 2-like isoform X3: protein MSGVEDAFRKFAVYGDTAASGNEMTGKNFSKICKECGVMDGKAVTSTDVDIVFNKVKTKGARTITFAEFQQAMKELCGKRFKGKTPEEALQAVYGLIEGKEPGSAGTTKATKVGGVERLTDTSKYTGSHKERFDESGKGKGLVGREDLSDNSGYVGGYKGAGTYDKTH from the exons ATGTCTGGTGTAGAAGATGCTTTCCGTAAATTCGCAGTATACGGTGACACAGCTGCCAGTGGCAATGAGATGACCGGGAAAAACTTTTCCAAGATATGCAAAGAGTGTGGGGTGATGGATGGAAAAGCCGTGACCAGCACTGATGTCGACATAGTATTCAACAAAGTCAA GACCAAGGGTGCCCGCACCATCACATTTGCTGAGTTCCAGCAGGCCATGAAGGAACTCTGTGGTAAGCGCTTCAAGGGCAAAACACCAGAGGAAGCACTGCAGGCTGTGTATGGCCTCATCGAGGGGAAGGAGCCAGGCAGTGCAGGCACCACG AAAGCCACCAAGGTTGGTGGGGTTGAGAGGCTGACGGACACTAGCAAATACACCGGCAGTCACAAGGAGCGCTTTGATGAGAGTGGCAAAGGGAAAGGTCTTGTTGGCCGCGAGGACCTGAGCGACAACAGCGGCTATGTTGGTGGCTACAAGGGAGCAGGCACTTACGACAAGACACATTAG
- the LOC121062135 gene encoding tubulin polymerization-promoting protein family member 2-like isoform X1, translated as MTLPIWLPWQSHGREMPVAVPFLLQDTRYSSKMSGVEDAFRKFAVYGDTAASGNEMTGKNFSKICKECGVMDGKAVTSTDVDIVFNKVKTKGARTITFAEFQQAMKELCGKRFKGKTPEEALQAVYGLIEGKEPGSAGTTKATKVGGVERLTDTSKYTGSHKERFDESGKGKGLVGREDLSDNSGYVGGYKGAGTYDKTH; from the exons ATGACGTTGCCCATTTGGTTGCCATGGCAGTCCCATGGCAGAGAGATGCCCGTGGCAGTGCCATTTTTACTGCAGGACACCAGGTACAG CAGCAAGATGTCTGGTGTAGAAGATGCTTTCCGTAAATTCGCAGTATACGGTGACACAGCTGCCAGTGGCAATGAGATGACCGGGAAAAACTTTTCCAAGATATGCAAAGAGTGTGGGGTGATGGATGGAAAAGCCGTGACCAGCACTGATGTCGACATAGTATTCAACAAAGTCAA GACCAAGGGTGCCCGCACCATCACATTTGCTGAGTTCCAGCAGGCCATGAAGGAACTCTGTGGTAAGCGCTTCAAGGGCAAAACACCAGAGGAAGCACTGCAGGCTGTGTATGGCCTCATCGAGGGGAAGGAGCCAGGCAGTGCAGGCACCACG AAAGCCACCAAGGTTGGTGGGGTTGAGAGGCTGACGGACACTAGCAAATACACCGGCAGTCACAAGGAGCGCTTTGATGAGAGTGGCAAAGGGAAAGGTCTTGTTGGCCGCGAGGACCTGAGCGACAACAGCGGCTATGTTGGTGGCTACAAGGGAGCAGGCACTTACGACAAGACACATTAG